The sequence CCTGTTCTGGCGCCAGCTGCCGTACCGACGGTCGATTCGATATATGCAGCGGCGGGTGCGCCGCCAACGAAACCGGCAAATATTGAACTCAGTGAATCAGCTGTGAGCGCACGACCGCCGTTGCGAATGTAACCGTTTTCATTAACCTGACCGGCTTGACCGGCCACTGCGCGAATTGTACCTGTAGCGTCGAACACTGCGGTCATCACGAGCGCCAGTACACTCGGCAATACGGCCATGCTGAGGGCGCCTTTAATATCCATTGCACCGATCAATGAGGCGTGGCCGGGAGAGCTGAGCGCTGGCCATGCGAACACGCCGGTATATTTGACGGATGGATCAAATATTAATCCGATGATGGAAATGCCAATGACGACTAATAAAATGCCGCCTGGTACCCGACGCCGCTCAAGACCGAAGATAGCAGCCAGACCAACGATGCTCATAACTACTGGAAACGAGGTGATGTGACCAAGCGCCACGGGTAATCCCGGCGCAGCATTTTTGACCACCAGACCGACGTCGTTTGAAGCAATCAATAACAGGAACAAGCCGATACCGACGCCCGTTCCGTGAGCCACGCCAGCCGGCAAGTTTTGAAGAATCCAGGACCGCACGCCAGTGACCGAAATAGCGGTGAAGACCAAACCAGTCAGGAAAACCGCGCCCAGGGCGACAGATGGTGAGATGCCTTTTCCGAGGACCAGGCCAAACGCTGTAAATGCGGTCAACGAAATCGCGCAACCGACGGCGATGGGGAGGCGCGCCCAGAAACCCATGATGAGGGAGCCGAAAGCGGTAGTCAGACACACGGCCACAAATACCGCGCTTACATCAAATCCCGCCTTACCCAGCATGTCAGGCACGACAAAAACAGAATAGACCATTGCCAGAAAGGTGGTGATTCCAGCAATAATCTCACGGCGTTGAGTGCTTCCGCGCGCAGT is a genomic window of Glaciimonas sp. PAMC28666 containing:
- a CDS encoding NCS2 family permease, with amino-acid sequence MMDQQLQSPPIISSHALGADTTHAAAPESRIGRIDEYFQITARGSTQRREIIAGITTFLAMVYSVFVVPDMLGKAGFDVSAVFVAVCLTTAFGSLIMGFWARLPIAVGCAISLTAFTAFGLVLGKGISPSVALGAVFLTGLVFTAISVTGVRSWILQNLPAGVAHGTGVGIGLFLLLIASNDVGLVVKNAAPGLPVALGHITSFPVVMSIVGLAAIFGLERRRVPGGILLVVIGISIIGLIFDPSVKYTGVFAWPALSSPGHASLIGAMDIKGALSMAVLPSVLALVMTAVFDATGTIRAVAGQAGQVNENGYIRNGGRALTADSLSSIFAGFVGGAPAAAYIESTVGTAAGARTGLTAVVVGLLFLLVIFFSPLAGLVPSYATAPALMYVGLLMLGSISKMHMEDTVDAMAGLVCAVFIVLTCNIVTGIMLGFCTLVIGRIVSGEYRKLTFGTVAIALALAVFYGGGWAI